CTCCGCAATGGAATTTTGATTTGCTCCGCTTGCAACACAAACAACTAAATTTCCGTTCGGACGATATGCGTGTCCGCGAATATTATCGAGTATGCTGTTGTTCACTCCTCCCGCGGGCGCAAAATATCCGAGGTAATTTCCCGCCGTATCATATCCTTGCACAAGGTCAGTAATTTGGTCGGAAACGGTGATGAAACCCTTGGGATGAAGACGCGCTTCTTTCGGCGATACAAGATTTCCGGAATCAGAAGGAATAAATGCAACGTCGAGCAAATCTCCTGTTTCCGAATCGAACGCAAGCACATTATCATTCGTCCAGTTGGGAACGAGAAGTACGGAACCACCCCCGCGAAGTATTTCGGAAACATTGTTCTTTTGAAAATTGCGGGCAAGAATTATTCCGCCGAAATTTTTTTGCGCGTGCTGCACATTATATGTTTGCATCAATTCATCATACAACATTGTTATTCCGCTTTCTAATGGATTTGCGAAGTTGGTAATAACTCCGTACACAACGTTACCGTTTTCAATCGCTATTGCATTGGCAATTATGCCTTCGGGAAAATACATATTGAACGGAAGATGTTGTTCAAGCGCAAGTTTTTTTGCCTCCTGTTCACGATTCGGTTCGAGTTCGTTCTGCACCAGTAATTTTTCGAGTGAACGAGTGGGCTTCTCTGCAAACGAATAAGTTGATGTTGAAAAAGAGAAGAGAAATACAACGATAAAAGCAATTGAATATTTCATACGAATAAAGAGTTTATAGTGAAAAAAAATTGCAATAATGTAGAAACTTTTTGTGTAAAATAGAAATGGAAACCCTGTAATGTTTCTCGTTCAAATTGCAACGGCAAAATTTTTCCGTCTTAATTTTTCATCAACAGTACTGATAACTGAAAAACGAAATTGGGTATTTGCGTATAGTTCGTGTTCTACTGTTTTCTCTTTATCACCATCGTCGAACAAACGACCTTGTTCTCGAGAACATCGTTTTCTTCTTCTTGTTTCTTTAAATAATCCTGAAAAAGTTTTCTCTTTTCGGGATACATTTCCATTAATTCCCCGCATCGCAGTTGAAGATTTCCGAATATATAGTTGCTTGCATTCTTTACGTTGTCCTTTGGCAATACGCAGTCTTCTATCAGTTTCATTCCCGCCAAATCAATCTGCTGAATTATTATTTCTTGTTTCAGAATCAATGGATGACTGAAATTGCTCTGTTCAATTATGTATCCATCATCAATAATGAATATTCCATTTTCATTTATGCATTTCGACAATGTTGACAACGTTGCGAAGTAATCGCCAAACACCGGTCCAATCGCACCAAGAATAATAACGTCGAAATCAAACAACTCTTTCACTTTTTCTCTGATATCTCCGGTTTCGAACGCACAGAGACGTTCAACATTAAACTCGACGGCTTTACGTTGCGCATAGTCAATGAATTCCGGAATTGCATCTATTCCATAACATTTGCATCCCAATGTTTTTGATAATCGTACCGATACCGCCCCTTTTCCACAAGCCAAATCAAGAACGTGTACGTTTGCATAATCAGAAATATGTTTTCGTACGAGTTCAGTTATTGTTTCCGGCTCTGCTCCCATTTCCCAAACATCCTGAAGTATGTACGGTAAATATGGAAACAATTCTTTGTCGGAACCGTCCATCGCTGTTACAACACATTCTTCTATTGTTTTCATCGTATTAAGTCAGCGCATTTCATTGCACACGCTAATATTCACTGTACTTTTTGTAATATTTTTTGATGCCTGCTAATTTTGCGATTTCTCCTAATACGCATCCCATTATTTTTTGTATAGAAACGGGCGGGCCGGAAATATAAATGTCGTACTCATTGCTCATTGCCACGACCTGAAGGAATTTTGGTGAACCGTCTGTTTTGGTTTTGCCGTCATTTGCAAGTCCGAAAAACTGTTCAAAAAAGATTTCTGTTTTAAGCGCGGGCTCAAATTTTACTTTCATTTTTACCGTCGTGTCAGAAGAATCATTCCACCATTGGTGCGGTTTTCCTTTCGGAACGATGATTTTATCGGACGCTTGTAAATGTTTGATTTCTCCGTTCAGTTCAAGCCGCAAAGTGCCCGATACAATTTCAAAATGTTCGTTTTGCGAAGGATGAATATGTCTTACTGGAACATAACCTTTCGGAGCAACTTCAAAATCAAATAAAATATATTTCCCGTTGTGCTTTTTGTCTGTTCTTTTTCTTGCACCGCTCAAAAACAAAACAAAGAACTATCCTATTCGCTTGTTGATGCATTTCCTCAATTTACCGGAATTTATTCGCCCCGTTGATTTTCAATCTGCACGTGATGGAAGTGGACGTGTGAATGATGGTGGAAATGAAGAAGGACTGCTCGGACTTGCGTTTCATTCGGATTTCGAAACGAATAACTATTTTTTTGTTAACTACACAGCAACTAATCCGCGAAGAACAGTCATTTCCCGCTTTCAGTTGAACCCAAATGATGCATCAGTGGCAGATTCAACTAGTGAATTTGTGATTTTGGAAATTGCGCAACCGTACTCCAATCATAACGGCGGACAAATAACATTCGGAGCGTGTTCCATTTAAAAGTAAATCATATTGCGATTGTGCAAGTTCAATTCCTGCTTCGGCGTGCGCGAGTTGTAAATCTTGTGTTGAATAGTCAAGAATTGCAAGTGTGTCATTTTCTTTGATATTGTTTCCTTCCTCGAAAAAAAGTTTTTGCAACTGTCCCGAAGTTTTTGCGCTTACGTTTACATCCGTTGCTTCAAGCGTTCCGGTGGATTCGAGTTGTCCGCTGTGATTATTTGAGCAACTCGTAAATAAAAATACTACGAAAAGAAAAAAAAATATTTTCATAAAATTCTGAATTAAACGTTCTGCGATACATTTACTTTTTGCAAAAGAAAAACACCAACAATAAAAAATGCGCTGAGAGAAAGAGCGGCGAATCGTTCACTTCCGCTGAAATATGAAATTGACCCAAACGCAAGCGGACCAAGAATTGTCGAAGTTTTATCGAACAATCCGTAAAAGCCGAACAACTCCGCGCGTTTGTTTTCCGGGGTGAGGGATGACATTATGCTTCGCGACAATGCTTGCGTTGAACCAAGAAATACTCCCGCAATTCCGCCGATGATAAAAAATGTATTTTTTTCTTGGATGAAATACATTGCAACACAAATACAACACCACGCAAGTAAATTGAAGGAAAGTGTTTTTTTCGTTCCAAACACATCGGCAAGTTTTCCAAAGGCGAGCGAACCGACAAGCGCGGTAATTTGCACGAGAATAAAAAAGTAAGCAAGTTCTTCGAGTGAAAATTGTAACGTGGATTGCGCATAAATTCCCGAAAAAAAAATGATGGTGTTTACGCCATCGCTGAAAATAAAAAATGAAAAAAGATAGTTTTTAAGATTGTTGTATTGAGAAATGTTTCGAAATGTTGTTTGCACGCCTTGAAATCCGAGACGAAAAATGTTTTGTAGAGGCGTTGCATGCAACGTCTCTACATTTTTTCTTTCTTTGAAAAACAAAAACATCGGCAAAGAAAAAAGAAAGAAAATAATTGCAGAAGCAAGAAATGTTATGCGTGGTTCTTCTTTGAACGGGAACACGAGCAATACGGAAATCAGTGAACCTGCATATCCAACGGCGTAACCGAGCGAAGAAATTTTAGTGTACTCTTGTTCTTCTGCTATTTCCGGAAGAAATGCATCATAAAATCCCAAACTCGTTTGATACCCGATGTTCGCAAGTATAAATATCAACATCGCATAGAGAATCATTCCCTCCGTAGCAAAATACAAAAGCGCTGTTGATACGATACAAAGAAACGTGAAGAAAAGAAGAAACGATTTTTTGTTGGAACGAACATCCGCTGCCGCGCCGAGAATTGGATTCAATACTGCAACAACCGACATTGAAATTGCGATAGCGAGCGACCAATACCAATCGCCAATCGGCAAGTTTTGCGCAACGACTTCTTTAAAATAGACGGCAAAAACAAACGCAACGATAATTACAGCAAACGACGAATTGGCGAAATCATACAATAACCAACCGACAAGATGCTTTCGTTGTTTGTTATCCGGCATAAAAAAGGGATGGCGAAAAATTATGCAACGTTGCTCTTCTTCGATTTTTTTTGAGAGGATGCAGGCGTTTCGTTCAAAAGACCTCTTCCCTGTTTGTTCATCAATCCGCTCGCCTTAAATTTTTCGTGCAATGCATCGAGTATTCCATTGACGAATTTACCGCTTTCACTCGTGGAATAAAGTTTTGCGATTTCAATCATCTCGTTGATGGAAACTTTCGGCGGAATTTCACTGCAATAGAGCAGTTCGAATAAGCCCATTCGTAACAATATTTTATCAATGAGCGCAATGCGATGAAGTTCCCAATGCTGCGCGTGTTCTTTCAATAAGGCATCGAATTCATCGCGGTGCTCCATAGTGCCGATAAGGAGTTTTCGCGCAAACACAAAATCTTTTTCGCTGTTGGAAAATTCAAGAAGATGGTATTCCATCAGCGCAGAAAGTTGTTGCTCGGAAATTTCAAACGCGTACAGTGCTTGCATTACACGCTCGCGAACGAGTCTGCGGTTCGATGTTCGCGGCGAATGAGTTTTATTTTCTGTAAAAGATGAATGTTCCAGAAACGTAGAAGAAAAATGTTCTGCAAGAAGCAGGAAAAAAATTATAGAAGAATGTTATCGCGCTTCGAAAGTTGTTGTGTAAGCGTTCCGTGCGCATTGTGAAAAATTTTCAAATGTCCGATAGCGCGCAACCGTTCTTCAGCAAGTTGGCTTGATGCCTGATGAGGAAGAATATTGCTGGATTTCGCGATAAGAAAAATTCGCTTCAGCATGTCATAAATACGTTCCGCTTGTTTGAGCGCGCGGTCGCGTTGGTATCCTTCGAGTTCGTTGGCAACGTTGATGAGACCGCCGGCATTGATAACATAATCTGGAGCATAGAGTATATTGCGTTCTTTCAGCATCGTCCCGTGAATATGTTCGTCAGCGAGTTGATTATTTGCGCCGCCGGCAATGATTTTACATTTCAATCGAGGAATAGTAGCATCGTTGATAATCGCTCCTAATGCGCATGGAGAAAACACATCCGCTTCGACATCGTAGATTTTTTCCGCACTGATAAATTCTGCCTGAAATTTTTCAATAAGCGGCTTTGCTTTTTCTTTGTATATATCCGTAACAAATATCTTGGCGCCATCTTTCGCAAGATGTTTGCAAAGATAGGAAGCAACAGAACCCGCTCCCTGAATAAT
This genomic interval from Ignavibacteria bacterium contains the following:
- a CDS encoding class I SAM-dependent methyltransferase — its product is MKTIEECVVTAMDGSDKELFPYLPYILQDVWEMGAEPETITELVRKHISDYANVHVLDLACGKGAVSVRLSKTLGCKCYGIDAIPEFIDYAQRKAVEFNVERLCAFETGDIREKVKELFDFDVIILGAIGPVFGDYFATLSTLSKCINENGIFIIDDGYIIEQSNFSHPLILKQEIIIQQIDLAGMKLIEDCVLPKDNVKNASNYIFGNLQLRCGELMEMYPEKRKLFQDYLKKQEEENDVLENKVVCSTMVIKRKQ
- a CDS encoding MFS transporter translates to MPDNKQRKHLVGWLLYDFANSSFAVIIVAFVFAVYFKEVVAQNLPIGDWYWSLAIAISMSVVAVLNPILGAAADVRSNKKSFLLFFTFLCIVSTALLYFATEGMILYAMLIFILANIGYQTSLGFYDAFLPEIAEEQEYTKISSLGYAVGYAGSLISVLLVFPFKEEPRITFLASAIIFFLFSLPMFLFFKERKNVETLHATPLQNIFRLGFQGVQTTFRNISQYNNLKNYLFSFFIFSDGVNTIIFFSGIYAQSTLQFSLEELAYFFILVQITALVGSLAFGKLADVFGTKKTLSFNLLAWCCICVAMYFIQEKNTFFIIGGIAGVFLGSTQALSRSIMSSLTPENKRAELFGFYGLFDKTSTILGPLAFGSISYFSGSERFAALSLSAFFIVGVFLLQKVNVSQNV
- a CDS encoding Glu/Leu/Phe/Val dehydrogenase, whose protein sequence is MDIFNLLREKDHEQVVFCSDKTSHLKAIIAIHNTTLGPSLGGSRMWMYQSSEEAIIDALRLSRGMTYKAAVAGLNLGGGKAVIIGNPNTDKTEALFRSFGRFVEGLAGRYITAEDVGTSVHDMEYVRMETRYVTGIDRALGGSGDPSPVTAYGVFVGIKACLNELTGSDSLENKKIIIQGAGSVASYLCKHLAKDGAKIFVTDIYKEKAKPLIEKFQAEFISAEKIYDVEADVFSPCALGAIINDATIPRLKCKIIAGGANNQLADEHIHGTMLKERNILYAPDYVINAGGLINVANELEGYQRDRALKQAERIYDMLKRIFLIAKSSNILPHQASSQLAEERLRAIGHLKIFHNAHGTLTQQLSKRDNILL
- a CDS encoding PQQ-dependent sugar dehydrogenase, yielding MHFLNLPEFIRPVDFQSARDGSGRVNDGGNEEGLLGLAFHSDFETNNYFFVNYTATNPRRTVISRFQLNPNDASVADSTSEFVILEIAQPYSNHNGGQITFGACSI
- the nusB gene encoding transcription antitermination factor NusB, with the translated sequence MQALYAFEISEQQLSALMEYHLLEFSNSEKDFVFARKLLIGTMEHRDEFDALLKEHAQHWELHRIALIDKILLRMGLFELLYCSEIPPKVSINEMIEIAKLYSTSESGKFVNGILDALHEKFKASGLMNKQGRGLLNETPASSQKKSKKSNVA
- a CDS encoding cupin domain-containing protein gives rise to the protein MFLSGARKRTDKKHNGKYILFDFEVAPKGYVPVRHIHPSQNEHFEIVSGTLRLELNGEIKHLQASDKIIVPKGKPHQWWNDSSDTTVKMKVKFEPALKTEIFFEQFFGLANDGKTKTDGSPKFLQVVAMSNEYDIYISGPPVSIQKIMGCVLGEIAKLAGIKKYYKKYSEY
- a CDS encoding biotin/lipoyl-binding protein — protein: MKIFFFLFVVFLFTSCSNNHSGQLESTGTLEATDVNVSAKTSGQLQKLFFEEGNNIKENDTLAILDYSTQDLQLAHAEAGIELAQSQYDLLLNGTRSECYLSAVMIGVRLRNFQNHKFTS